The genomic DNA TCCAGCAGTTCGTGCGTCACCGCGGCGATCTCCTCCACCGCCTTGTCGAACGCCTCGGCGTTGTGCGGCGCGGGGTGGCGGAATCCGGAGATCTTCCGTACGTACTGCAGAGCCGCCGCCCGCATGTCGTCCTCGGTGACGGTGTCGGCGAACGGGGGGCGCAGGGTCTTGATGCTTCGGCACATATGTACGACGGTACGCCGTTCATGTGACATCCGGCCGGGGCCGCGACCGGGACCCGGACGAGGGCCGACGCCCTACCAGCTCGTGATCAGCAGATGGTTCACGACCAGCGCCACCACCGCCTGCGCGCCCAGCCAGGCGCGGTGGTCCCGGGCCGGGAGCAGGGCGGCGGCCGGCAGCAGCCAGAGCGTGAACGGCAGCCAGATCCGCTCCGTCTCCGC from Streptomyces sp. CMB-StM0423 includes the following:
- a CDS encoding DUF2277 domain-containing protein, with the protein product MCRSIKTLRPPFADTVTEDDMRAAALQYVRKISGFRHPAPHNAEAFDKAVEEIAAVTHELLDSLVVRGGKGAA